A genome region from Nicotiana tabacum cultivar K326 chromosome 13, ASM71507v2, whole genome shotgun sequence includes the following:
- the LOC107827701 gene encoding casein kinase 1-like protein 2 — protein MEPRVGNKYRLGRKIGSGSFGEIYLGTNIQTNEEVAIKLENVKTKHPQLLYESKLYRILQGGTGIPNVRWFGVEGNYNVLVMDLLGPSLEDLFNFCSRKLSLKTVLMLADQMINRIEFVHSKSFLHRDIKPDNFLMGLGRRANQVFVIDFGLAKKYRDTSTHQHIPYRENKNLTGTARYASMNTHLGIEQSRRDDLESLGYVLMYFLRGSLPWQGLKAGTKKQKYEKISEKKVSTSIEALCRGYPTEFASYFHYCRSLRFEDKPDYAYLKRIFRDLFIREGFQFDYVFDWTILKYQQSQIAAPPSRPLGAGAGTSSGMPPAIPNAERQSGEEEGRQPADPSRRRNSGPLINAGSLSKQKSPLRNDSTSKDAMLSSSTFLGRSSGSLRRGLVSGSRETFTMGNDSDPTRSRTPEASPATMHKISSGQRSSPFVGSSDAKHASSGRNTSGIKNYETTLKGIESLHFDEEDRGH, from the exons atggaGCCTCGTGTTGGGAACAAGTATCGACTGGGTCGGAAAATTGGCAGTGGATCATTTGGAGAGATCTATCTcg GTACTAATATACAGACTAATGAGGAAGTAGCAATTaagttg GAAAATGTCAAAACAAAGCATCCTCAGTTGCTATATGAGTCAAAGTTGTACAGGATTTTGCAGGGAGGAA CTGGAATTCCAAATGTGAGGTGGTTTGGTGTGGAGGGAAATTACAATGTTCTAGTCATGGATTTGCTCGGACCCAGTCTTGAAGATTTATTTAACTTTTGCAGCAGGAAACTTTCCCTGAAGACAGTTCTGATGCTTGCAGATCAAATG ATAAATCGCATTGAGTTTGTTCATTCTAAATCATTTTTGCACCGCGATATTAAACCGGACAATTTTCTTATGGGCTTGGGAAGGCGTGCAAATCAG GTCTTTGTAATCGACTTTGGTCTGGCCAAGAAATACAGAGACACTTCAACTCACCAACACATACCTTACAG AGAGAACAAAAACTTGACTGGCACTGCAAGATATGCTAGCATGAATACTCACCTTGGTATTG AACAAAGCAGGAGGGATGATTTAGAATCTCTTGGATATGTCCTCATGTACTTCCTAAGAGGAAG TCTTCCTTGGCAGGGGTTGAAAGCAGGAACTAAGAAGCAGAAGTATGAGAAAATTAGTGAAAAAAAGGTGTCAACATCTATTGAG GCTTTATGCCGGGGTTATCCTACTGAATTTGCATCATATTTCCATTACTGTCGTTCACTTCGCTTTGAGGATAAACCAGATTATGCTTATCTGAAGAGAATATTTCGTGACCTCTTCATCCGCGAAG GCTTTCAGTTTGACTATGTTTTTGATTGGACCAttttgaagtatcagcaatcgcAAATTGCAGCTCCTCCTTCCCGACCTCTT GGTGCTGGTGCTGGAACCAGCTCAGGCATGCCTCCAGCTATCCCTAATGCAGAAAGGCAGTCAG GTGAGGAAGAAGGAAGACAACCAGCAGATCCTTCTCGAAGGAGGAATTCTGGACCGCTTATAAATGCAGGAAGTTTGTCCAAGCAGAAAAGTCCTCTCAGAAATGATTCTACTAGCAAGGATGCTATG TTGTCAAGCTCCACTTTCCTTGGAAGATCAAGTGGATCATTGAGGCGAGGTCTAGTCTCTGGCAGCCGAGAGACTTTCACTATGGGAAATGACTCTGATCCTACACGTTCTCGAACGCCTGAGGCAAGTCCAGCAACCATGCACAAAATATCAAGTGGACAGAGAAGCTCCCCATTTGTTGGCTCATCAGACGCTAAACATGCTTCATCTGGCAGGAATACTTCTGGTATAAAGAACTATGAAACCACACTCAAAGGAATTGAGAGTTTACATTTCGATGAGGAAGATAGGGGTCACTAA
- the LOC107827700 gene encoding eukaryotic initiation factor 4A-15-like isoform X1, which translates to MAGAAPEGSQFDARQFDSKMNELLSADGQDFFTSYDEVYDSFDAMGLQENLLRGIYAYGFEKPSAIQQRGIVPFCKGLDVIQQAQSGTGKTATFCSGILQQLAYELLECQALVLAPTRELAQQIEKVMRALGDYLGVKVHACVGGTSVREDQRILSSGVHVVVGTPGRVFDMLRRQSLRPDHIKMFVLDEADEMLSRGFKDQIYDIFQLLPPKIQVGVFSATMPPEALEITRKFMNKPVRILVKRDELTLEGIKQFYVNVDKEEWKLETLCDLYETLAITQSVIFVNTRRKVDWLTDKMRSRDHTVSATHGDMDQNTRDIIMREFRSGSSRVLITTDLLARGIDVQQVSLVINFDLPTQPENYLHRIGRSGRFGRKGVAINFVTKDDERMLSDIQRFYNVVIEELPANVADLL; encoded by the exons ATGGCGGGTGCAGCTCCAGAAGGATCACAGTTTGATGCTCGGCAATTTGACTCAAAAATGAATGAGTT GCTTTCAGCTGATGGGCAAGATTTCTTTACTTCATATGATGAGGTTTATGATAGTTTTGATGCCATGGGTTTGCAGGAGAACCTTCTGAGGGGCATTTATGCATACG GTTTTGAGAAACCCTCAGCAATCCAGCAAAGAGGAATTGTACCCTTTTGCAAAGGTCTTGATGTAATTCAACAGGCGCAATCTGGAACTGGGAAAACTGCTACTTTTTGTTCTGGAATTCTGCAGCAACTTGCCTATGAACTGCTGGAATGTCAAGCTTTAGTCTTGGCGCCTACTCGTGAGCTTGCACAACAAATTGAAAAGGTCATGAGGGCACTTGGTGACTACCTTGGTGTGAAGGTACATGCATGTGTGGGAGGGACCAGCGTACGAGAGGACCAACGCATCCTTTCAAGTGGTGTTCATGTTGTTGTGGGAACGCCTGGACGTGTATTTGACATGCTGAGAAGACAGTCACTTCGCCCTGATCATATAAAGATGTTTGTATTAGACGAGGCCGATGAAATGCTTTCCAGAGGTTTCAAGGATCAG ATCTATGATATTTTCCAGCTTCTGCCTCCTAAGATTCAGGTTGGTGTATTCTCTGCTACTATGCCTCCTGAGGCACTTGAAATCACAAGAAAGTTCATGAACAAACCTGTAAGGATTCTTGTGAAGCGTGATGAGCTGACCTTAGAAGGTATCAAACAGTTTTACGTCAATGTGGATAAGGAAGAATGGAAGCTCGAAACCCTGTGCGACCTGTATGAAACATTAGCCATTACACAGAGTGTGATCTTTGTGAATACCCGTCGCAAAGTTGATTGGTTGACAGATAAGATGCGAAGCAGAGACCATACAGTGTCAGCTACCCATGGTGATATGGACCAGAACACTAGAGATATTATAATGCGTGAATTCCGTTCCGGGTCCTCCCGTGTTCTCATCACTACTGATCTTTTGGCCCGAGGAATTGATGTCCAACAAGTCTCCCTAGTTATAAACTTTGATCTTCCCACGCAGCCTGAGAATTATCTTCATCGTATTGGACGTAGTGGACGGTTTGGTAGGAAGGGTGTGGCCATCAACTTCGTTACAAAGGATGATGAGAGGATGCTGTCTGATATTCAGAGGTTTTACAACGTTGTTATTGAGGAGCTGCCAGCGAATGTTGCTGATCTCCTGTAA
- the LOC107827700 gene encoding eukaryotic initiation factor 4A-15-like isoform X2, whose translation MYLILDYFHVGFEKPSAIQQRGIVPFCKGLDVIQQAQSGTGKTATFCSGILQQLAYELLECQALVLAPTRELAQQIEKVMRALGDYLGVKVHACVGGTSVREDQRILSSGVHVVVGTPGRVFDMLRRQSLRPDHIKMFVLDEADEMLSRGFKDQIYDIFQLLPPKIQVGVFSATMPPEALEITRKFMNKPVRILVKRDELTLEGIKQFYVNVDKEEWKLETLCDLYETLAITQSVIFVNTRRKVDWLTDKMRSRDHTVSATHGDMDQNTRDIIMREFRSGSSRVLITTDLLARGIDVQQVSLVINFDLPTQPENYLHRIGRSGRFGRKGVAINFVTKDDERMLSDIQRFYNVVIEELPANVADLL comes from the exons ATGTACTTAATATTGGACTATTTCCATGTAGGTTTTGAGAAACCCTCAGCAATCCAGCAAAGAGGAATTGTACCCTTTTGCAAAGGTCTTGATGTAATTCAACAGGCGCAATCTGGAACTGGGAAAACTGCTACTTTTTGTTCTGGAATTCTGCAGCAACTTGCCTATGAACTGCTGGAATGTCAAGCTTTAGTCTTGGCGCCTACTCGTGAGCTTGCACAACAAATTGAAAAGGTCATGAGGGCACTTGGTGACTACCTTGGTGTGAAGGTACATGCATGTGTGGGAGGGACCAGCGTACGAGAGGACCAACGCATCCTTTCAAGTGGTGTTCATGTTGTTGTGGGAACGCCTGGACGTGTATTTGACATGCTGAGAAGACAGTCACTTCGCCCTGATCATATAAAGATGTTTGTATTAGACGAGGCCGATGAAATGCTTTCCAGAGGTTTCAAGGATCAG ATCTATGATATTTTCCAGCTTCTGCCTCCTAAGATTCAGGTTGGTGTATTCTCTGCTACTATGCCTCCTGAGGCACTTGAAATCACAAGAAAGTTCATGAACAAACCTGTAAGGATTCTTGTGAAGCGTGATGAGCTGACCTTAGAAGGTATCAAACAGTTTTACGTCAATGTGGATAAGGAAGAATGGAAGCTCGAAACCCTGTGCGACCTGTATGAAACATTAGCCATTACACAGAGTGTGATCTTTGTGAATACCCGTCGCAAAGTTGATTGGTTGACAGATAAGATGCGAAGCAGAGACCATACAGTGTCAGCTACCCATGGTGATATGGACCAGAACACTAGAGATATTATAATGCGTGAATTCCGTTCCGGGTCCTCCCGTGTTCTCATCACTACTGATCTTTTGGCCCGAGGAATTGATGTCCAACAAGTCTCCCTAGTTATAAACTTTGATCTTCCCACGCAGCCTGAGAATTATCTTCATCGTATTGGACGTAGTGGACGGTTTGGTAGGAAGGGTGTGGCCATCAACTTCGTTACAAAGGATGATGAGAGGATGCTGTCTGATATTCAGAGGTTTTACAACGTTGTTATTGAGGAGCTGCCAGCGAATGTTGCTGATCTCCTGTAA